The Persephonella atlantica genome includes a window with the following:
- a CDS encoding tyrosine-type recombinase/integrase, whose amino-acid sequence MFRLGSNGSFIVEESSKDILDYLFKGKYYRKKNLYILPPNYETYRKIIMNVPEDRIDPTCYLYPILESQNISPKTKKLYFQVNKNFIEFVRKKPEEITQKDVQSYIQYLIHTNKRISTIKTVYMAIRLFFEKLMGYLNLSDIELPKQEKSIPEVLTRKEVKLLIKNIKSQKHKLIIKIAYSCGLKLSEVLSLTVSDIDFENRAVKVKGKNKRIVPASENLIREIKDYLKDQYLKGSEGSVYLFFSKNKDKPLSARTVEIMFKKALLNAGLSTRYKFSILRDSYIVHLIEKNYCLDTISELTGIKESKLLSKFEFYINLAKKNQIPDMLDFSDVA is encoded by the coding sequence ATGTTTAGATTAGGCTCAAACGGGAGTTTTATAGTAGAAGAAAGCTCAAAAGATATATTGGACTACCTGTTTAAAGGTAAGTACTACAGGAAGAAAAACCTGTATATTTTACCGCCCAACTATGAGACTTACAGAAAGATTATTATGAATGTCCCTGAAGACAGAATAGACCCCACCTGTTATCTGTATCCCATACTTGAGTCACAGAACATATCCCCAAAAACGAAAAAGCTGTACTTTCAGGTAAACAAAAACTTTATTGAGTTTGTCAGGAAAAAACCTGAAGAGATTACACAAAAAGACGTTCAGAGCTACATACAGTATCTCATCCATACAAACAAACGGATAAGCACCATAAAAACAGTGTACATGGCTATCAGACTGTTTTTTGAGAAACTGATGGGTTATCTTAACCTGTCAGACATTGAACTGCCAAAACAGGAAAAATCAATACCAGAAGTCCTGACGAGAAAGGAAGTAAAATTACTGATTAAAAACATTAAAAGCCAAAAACACAAACTTATTATAAAAATAGCCTATTCCTGTGGTCTAAAACTCAGCGAGGTTCTCAGTCTCACAGTAAGTGATATTGATTTTGAAAACAGGGCAGTAAAGGTAAAAGGAAAAAACAAAAGGATTGTTCCTGCAAGTGAAAATCTTATCAGAGAGATAAAAGATTACCTGAAGGATCAGTATCTGAAAGGGAGTGAAGGCTCTGTTTACTTGTTTTTCTCAAAAAATAAAGATAAGCCGTTATCTGCAAGAACTGTGGAGATAATGTTTAAAAAAGCCCTTCTAAATGCAGGGCTTTCCACAAGGTACAAGTTCAGTATCCTGAGGGACTCATACATTGTCCACCTGATAGAAAAAAACTACTGTTTAGACACTATATCTGAGCTTACAGGAATAAAAGAAAGTAAACTGCTGTCAAAATTTGAGTTTTACATAAATTTAGCGAAGAAAAATCAGATTCCAGACATGCTGGACTTTAGCGATGTGGCTTAG
- the guaA gene encoding glutamine-hydrolyzing GMP synthase, translating to MEHRGIIILDFGSQYTQLIARRIRELHIYSEILPYNASVEEIKKHNPKGIILSGGPASVYHPDAPKPDDKIFELGLPILGICYGLQLITHHFGGEVVKAERHEYGRAELEVLNHEDLFYNIPNEIHVWMSHGDRVTKLPEGFEPIARTYNAPFAAIRNKEKKIWGVQFHPEVAHTYMGKEILKNFAVKISGCSQDWTMGNFLMEKEVEIRQLVDGKKAICALSGGVDSSVAAVLVHNAIGDNLTCIFVDNGLLRKGEREKVEQTFRDNFHIPLIVVDAKDRFLKALKGVTDPEKKRKIIGNLFIEIFEEEAKKIPDVEFLVQGTLYPDVIESVSVKGPSAVIKTHHNVGGLPEKMNLKLIEPLRELFKDEVRELGKELGLPEEIVYRQPFPGPGLAIRIIGEVNEEDLNILREADAIVVEEIKKAGLYRQLWQSFAVLLPVQTVGVMGDYRTYEKVIAVRAVESVDGMTADWARLPYELLDRIMRRIINEVKGVNRVVYDITSKPPGTIEWE from the coding sequence GGAATAATAATTCTGGACTTTGGTTCCCAGTACACACAGCTGATAGCAAGGAGAATAAGGGAACTTCACATATACAGTGAGATACTCCCCTACAATGCATCTGTTGAAGAGATAAAAAAGCACAATCCTAAGGGTATTATTCTGTCTGGAGGTCCTGCATCTGTTTACCATCCAGATGCACCAAAACCTGACGACAAAATATTTGAGCTTGGTCTTCCAATACTTGGGATATGTTACGGTCTTCAGCTGATTACCCATCACTTTGGCGGTGAAGTGGTAAAGGCAGAAAGGCACGAGTACGGAAGGGCAGAACTGGAAGTGCTCAATCACGAAGACCTTTTTTACAACATTCCCAACGAGATACATGTGTGGATGTCCCACGGGGACAGGGTTACAAAACTGCCGGAAGGTTTTGAACCAATAGCAAGAACATATAATGCTCCTTTCGCAGCTATAAGAAACAAAGAAAAAAAGATATGGGGTGTTCAGTTTCACCCAGAAGTTGCCCACACATACATGGGAAAAGAGATACTGAAGAACTTTGCAGTTAAAATATCTGGCTGCAGTCAGGACTGGACTATGGGCAACTTCCTTATGGAAAAAGAGGTTGAAATCAGACAGCTTGTTGATGGGAAAAAGGCCATATGTGCCCTGTCTGGTGGTGTTGACTCTTCTGTTGCAGCTGTTTTAGTTCACAATGCAATAGGAGATAACCTGACATGTATATTTGTTGATAATGGTCTTCTCAGAAAAGGAGAGAGGGAAAAGGTTGAGCAGACCTTCAGAGATAACTTTCACATTCCCCTGATAGTTGTTGATGCAAAAGACAGATTTTTAAAAGCTCTCAAAGGTGTAACAGACCCTGAGAAAAAAAGGAAGATAATAGGTAATCTGTTTATTGAGATATTTGAGGAAGAAGCAAAAAAAATTCCTGATGTGGAGTTTCTTGTTCAGGGAACTCTGTATCCTGATGTTATTGAGAGTGTGTCAGTAAAGGGACCTTCTGCTGTTATTAAAACCCATCACAATGTTGGCGGTCTTCCAGAAAAGATGAATCTAAAACTGATAGAGCCTCTCAGAGAGCTGTTTAAGGACGAAGTAAGAGAGCTTGGAAAGGAGCTTGGCCTTCCAGAAGAGATTGTTTACAGACAACCATTCCCGGGACCGGGACTGGCAATCAGAATAATAGGAGAGGTTAACGAGGAAGACCTGAACATACTGAGAGAGGCAGATGCTATCGTCGTTGAAGAGATAAAAAAGGCGGGACTTTACAGACAGCTGTGGCAGTCCTTTGCTGTTCTACTTCCTGTTCAGACTGTTGGAGTGATGGGAGACTACAGAACATACGAGAAGGTTATAGCTGTCAGAGCTGTTGAGTCTGTTGATGGTATGACAGCAGACTGGGCAAGACTTCCCTACGAGCTGTTAGACAGAATAATGAGAAGGATAATAAACGAGGTAAAAGGTGTTAACAGGGTGGTTTACGACATAACATCAAAACCACCGGGCACAATAGAATGGGAGTAA